The following proteins come from a genomic window of Hymenobacter canadensis:
- a CDS encoding isopenicillin N synthase family dioxygenase, translating into MEEKLLEEIPSLDLADFRSGDPERKARFVQQLGEAYQSIGFVALKNHGLSDEQTTSLYDDVKNFFSLPDETKQRYENPELAGQRGYISKGKEHAKGRNTGDLKEFYHVGQEVEDHTDPIGKEYPANIWPSEVPGFQKSTFTTYRTLESAGQDVLRAIALYLELPESYFDDKVRNGNSILRPIHYFPIEDPDAVPADAVRAAEHGDINLITLLMGASADGLQVKRRDGKWIPITALPDQIVVNVGDMLQRLTNGVLKSTIHRVVNPAREKMNSSRFSVPFFMHPRSEMSLAALESCVTPENPKKEADITAGEFLNERLIELGLKKK; encoded by the coding sequence ATGGAAGAAAAACTGCTGGAAGAAATTCCCTCCCTCGACCTGGCCGACTTCCGTTCCGGTGACCCGGAGCGCAAAGCCCGCTTCGTACAGCAGCTCGGCGAAGCCTATCAGAGCATCGGCTTTGTGGCCCTCAAGAACCACGGCCTCTCCGACGAACAGACCACGTCGCTGTACGACGACGTTAAAAACTTCTTTTCGCTGCCCGACGAAACCAAGCAGCGTTACGAAAACCCTGAACTGGCAGGCCAGCGCGGCTACATCAGCAAAGGCAAGGAGCACGCCAAAGGCCGCAACACCGGCGACCTGAAGGAGTTCTACCACGTGGGCCAGGAAGTGGAAGACCACACCGACCCCATCGGCAAGGAGTACCCCGCCAACATCTGGCCGTCGGAAGTACCCGGCTTCCAGAAGAGCACCTTCACCACCTACCGCACCCTGGAATCGGCCGGCCAGGACGTACTGCGCGCCATTGCGCTGTACCTGGAGCTGCCCGAGTCCTATTTCGACGACAAGGTGCGCAACGGCAATAGCATTCTGCGCCCCATTCACTACTTCCCCATCGAAGACCCGGATGCCGTACCGGCCGATGCCGTTCGGGCCGCCGAGCACGGCGACATCAACCTCATCACGCTGCTGATGGGTGCCTCGGCCGATGGCCTGCAGGTGAAGCGGCGCGACGGCAAGTGGATTCCGATTACGGCTTTGCCCGACCAGATTGTGGTGAACGTAGGCGATATGCTGCAGCGACTCACCAACGGCGTGCTCAAGAGCACCATTCACCGCGTAGTGAACCCGGCCCGCGAGAAAATGAACTCCTCGCGCTTCTCGGTGCCGTTTTTCATGCACCCGCGCTCCGAAATGAGCCTGGCCGCGCTGGAAAGCTGCGTCACGCCCGAAAACCCCAAGAAGGAAGCCGACATTACGGCCGGCGAGTTCCTGAACGAGCGCTTGATTGAGCTGGGCCTGAAGAAGAAGTAA
- a CDS encoding OmpA family protein, whose translation MNVQKFLLSVGLVVGGFVSVQAQHAVWAAKVAAVSSQKAEGKEAFSPEKVLGEPNAQPLGQVSNEAWIPRKESNDEFIEVRFGKSLIAKQVTVVENFNPGSVVKIELIDTRGGKHQVYANDSPGPIPEQFRSLQVTFAPGTYRTIGVLVTMNTKAVNGVNQIDAIGIADVAETMVKKEFKSESEGVKIDSAMVNLGPNVNSKYVDTHPVISPDGRTLFFARQESPQNTGGANDVQDVWYSTLGNAKNKAWNPAKNIGGPINTPGPNGLASVSSDGNTAVLINVYNEDGTLDPKGVSMSKRTKTGWSRPEKINIEDFYNDDEENVDYFLGTSGKVLLMAVQRKDGQGEQDIFVSFRSTDGKSWSKPRNLGPSINTKKPEFAPFLASDGRTLYFASEGHGGYGKSDVFYSKRLDDSWTNWTKPRNLGPNVNSPDFDAYYVVSAAGEDAYLVSTRNGTGNSKDIFRIGLTPQFKPEVVTLVRGRVLDAATKKPVPATIKYENLLTGEEIGVAETNPVDGSYTIVLPSGIQYGYRAEAPNYLAEADNLDVTDRQKYSEVTQDLYLVPFAVGQTIKLNNIFFAQSKYYLRENSYPELLRLVRTLKEYPNVEIKLEGHTDNQGDPALNLKLSLDRVNEVKKYLVSKGVKGTRIATEGYGDKKPVASNDQEETRKLNRRVEFRITKK comes from the coding sequence ATGAATGTTCAGAAATTTCTACTGTCGGTAGGGTTGGTAGTGGGAGGGTTCGTGAGCGTACAGGCACAGCACGCCGTGTGGGCGGCGAAAGTTGCGGCGGTATCGTCGCAGAAAGCGGAGGGCAAAGAGGCCTTCTCGCCGGAAAAGGTATTGGGCGAACCCAACGCCCAGCCGCTGGGCCAGGTCAGCAACGAAGCTTGGATTCCGCGCAAGGAAAGCAACGACGAGTTTATAGAGGTGCGCTTCGGCAAATCTCTCATTGCCAAGCAGGTGACGGTGGTGGAGAACTTCAACCCCGGCTCCGTGGTCAAGATAGAGCTGATCGACACGCGCGGTGGCAAGCACCAGGTGTACGCCAACGACAGCCCGGGCCCGATTCCGGAGCAGTTCCGGTCGTTGCAGGTGACGTTTGCGCCGGGCACCTACCGCACCATCGGCGTGCTCGTGACCATGAACACCAAGGCCGTGAACGGCGTCAACCAGATTGACGCCATCGGCATTGCTGACGTGGCCGAAACGATGGTAAAAAAGGAATTCAAGAGCGAATCGGAAGGCGTGAAGATTGACTCGGCCATGGTGAATCTGGGGCCGAACGTTAACTCCAAGTACGTGGACACGCACCCGGTTATCTCGCCCGACGGCCGCACGCTGTTCTTTGCCCGTCAGGAAAGCCCCCAGAATACGGGCGGCGCCAACGACGTGCAGGACGTGTGGTACAGTACTCTCGGCAACGCCAAGAATAAAGCCTGGAACCCAGCCAAGAACATCGGCGGCCCCATCAACACGCCCGGCCCCAACGGCTTGGCGTCGGTATCGTCGGACGGCAATACGGCGGTGCTCATCAACGTCTACAACGAAGACGGCACGCTCGACCCGAAGGGCGTGAGCATGAGCAAGCGCACCAAAACAGGTTGGAGCCGCCCCGAGAAGATCAACATCGAGGATTTCTATAACGACGACGAGGAAAACGTCGATTACTTCCTGGGCACCTCGGGCAAGGTGCTGCTGATGGCCGTGCAGCGCAAAGACGGGCAGGGCGAGCAGGATATCTTCGTCAGCTTCCGCAGTACCGATGGCAAGTCGTGGAGCAAGCCGCGCAACCTTGGGCCCAGCATCAACACCAAAAAGCCAGAGTTTGCGCCTTTCCTGGCCTCTGATGGCCGCACGCTGTACTTCGCTTCGGAAGGCCACGGCGGCTACGGCAAGAGCGACGTGTTCTATAGCAAGCGCCTCGACGACAGCTGGACCAACTGGACCAAGCCCCGCAACCTGGGCCCCAACGTCAATTCCCCCGACTTCGATGCCTACTACGTGGTGTCGGCGGCCGGTGAGGATGCCTACCTGGTTTCCACGCGCAACGGCACCGGCAACTCCAAGGACATCTTCCGCATCGGCCTCACGCCCCAGTTCAAGCCCGAAGTGGTGACGCTGGTGCGCGGCCGGGTGCTCGACGCGGCCACCAAAAAGCCGGTGCCGGCCACCATCAAGTACGAAAACCTGCTGACGGGCGAGGAAATCGGGGTGGCCGAAACCAACCCGGTGGACGGCTCCTACACCATCGTGCTGCCCTCGGGCATTCAGTACGGCTACCGCGCCGAGGCCCCCAACTACCTGGCCGAAGCCGATAACCTCGACGTGACGGACCGCCAGAAGTACTCCGAAGTCACGCAGGATCTGTACCTCGTGCCCTTCGCCGTGGGCCAGACCATCAAGCTGAATAACATCTTCTTCGCCCAGAGCAAGTACTATCTGCGCGAAAACTCCTACCCCGAGCTGCTGCGCCTGGTGCGCACGCTCAAAGAGTACCCGAACGTGGAAATCAAGCTGGAAGGCCACACCGACAACCAGGGCGACCCGGCTTTGAACCTGAAGCTCAGCCTGGACCGCGTGAACGAGGTGAAAAAGTATCTGGTATCGAAAGGTGTAAAAGGTACCCGTATCGCCACCGAAGGCTACGGCGACAAAAAGCCCGTAGCCAGCAACGACCAGGAAGAAACCCGCAAGCTCAACCGCCGCGTAGAGTTCCGGATTACGAAGAAGTAG
- a CDS encoding SDR family oxidoreductase, which yields MYNTPFHDQPLDSLSFLVTGGAGFIGSNLVEYLLKYGAKEVRVLDNFSNGFRKNVALFESNPALRVIEGDIRDRQTCIDACQGVDVVLHQAALGSVPRSINDPITSNDVNVGGFVNMLVGAKEAGVKRFVYAASSSTYGDHKALPKVEDRIGKPLSPYAVTKYANELYADVFGKTYGMEIIGLRYFNIFGPRQDPNGAYAAVIPLFIDAVLEGRPPKMNGDGGQTRDFTFVENCVQANIKAALVQNPEAVNQVYNVAVADRTSLNDLFNILKAEAGSDITPEYGPDRAGDIRDSLADISKANNLLGYQPQIRIQEGLQKTLSWFKENQAFIAERN from the coding sequence ATGTACAACACTCCTTTTCACGACCAGCCGCTCGACAGCCTGAGCTTCCTCGTTACCGGCGGGGCCGGCTTCATCGGCTCGAACCTGGTGGAATATCTGCTCAAGTACGGCGCCAAAGAGGTGCGCGTGCTGGACAACTTCTCAAATGGCTTCCGCAAGAACGTGGCGCTGTTCGAAAGCAATCCGGCTTTGCGCGTCATCGAGGGCGACATCCGCGACCGGCAGACCTGCATCGACGCCTGCCAAGGCGTGGATGTGGTGCTGCACCAGGCGGCCCTGGGCTCCGTGCCGCGCTCCATCAACGACCCCATCACGAGCAACGACGTGAACGTGGGCGGCTTCGTGAACATGCTGGTGGGAGCCAAGGAAGCGGGCGTGAAGCGCTTCGTGTACGCCGCCTCCAGCTCCACCTACGGCGACCATAAGGCCCTGCCCAAGGTGGAGGACCGCATCGGCAAGCCTCTCTCGCCTTATGCCGTGACCAAGTACGCCAACGAGCTGTACGCCGACGTATTCGGCAAGACCTACGGCATGGAAATCATCGGGCTGCGGTACTTCAACATCTTCGGCCCGCGCCAGGACCCCAACGGGGCTTACGCCGCTGTGATTCCGCTGTTCATTGATGCCGTGCTGGAAGGCCGTCCGCCCAAAATGAACGGCGACGGCGGCCAGACCCGCGACTTTACCTTCGTGGAAAACTGCGTGCAGGCCAACATCAAGGCGGCGCTGGTGCAGAACCCCGAGGCCGTGAACCAGGTGTACAACGTGGCCGTAGCCGACCGCACCTCGCTCAACGACCTGTTCAACATCCTCAAGGCAGAAGCCGGCTCCGACATCACGCCCGAGTACGGCCCCGACCGCGCCGGCGACATCCGTGACTCCCTGGCCGACATCAGCAAGGCCAACAACCTGCTCGGCTACCAGCCTCAGATCCGCATTCAGGAAGGTTTGCAGAAGACGCTGAGCTGGTTCAAGGAAAATCAGGCGTTTATTGCCGAGCGGAATTAG
- the chrA gene encoding chromate efflux transporter yields the protein MLSTPPLPPPDDVQLAPPPRRTGARTRRVRGIIFLKDVAALAVTAFGGPQAHTAMMLRLLVDKRRYLTSAELLEIMALCQLLPGPTSTQTITAIGFRLGGPNLAYLTLLVWMLPAVSIMTAAGVAMSYLDKEQVTQLVRFVQPIAVGFVAYSAYKIAEKVIHTKTSVALMVGAAMLAYRFQLPQLLPLLLLGGGLVTTFRYRKHAPILDKQPLRIEWANFMLWGGVFIGAAVLGHYTRELPVLLFENFYRNGSLVFGGGQVLAPLLFAEFVEFKEYLTAPEFLSGYGLTQALPGPNFAFASYIGALAMRDYGIGGQVVGALVAAAGIFMPGTLLIFFLIRFWDQLKQYRVVKASLEGVNAVSAGLVCAAVFLLYHPLPDTPINLTLIGATFLVLLWEKIPSYAIVLAGLLAGAVF from the coding sequence GTGCTTTCCACTCCGCCACTTCCGCCCCCCGATGACGTGCAGCTGGCGCCGCCGCCCCGCCGCACCGGCGCCCGGACCCGGCGGGTACGGGGGATTATCTTTCTAAAAGACGTGGCGGCGCTGGCCGTTACGGCCTTTGGTGGGCCACAGGCCCATACCGCCATGATGCTGCGCCTGCTCGTAGACAAGCGGCGCTACCTCACTTCGGCCGAGTTGCTGGAAATTATGGCGCTCTGCCAGCTGCTGCCCGGCCCGACGTCCACCCAGACTATCACGGCCATCGGGTTTCGCCTGGGCGGGCCCAACCTGGCCTACCTTACCCTGCTGGTCTGGATGCTGCCCGCCGTGAGTATCATGACGGCCGCCGGCGTGGCCATGAGCTACCTCGATAAGGAACAGGTAACACAGCTGGTGCGCTTTGTGCAGCCCATTGCGGTGGGCTTTGTGGCGTACTCGGCCTATAAGATTGCTGAGAAGGTCATCCATACCAAAACGTCGGTGGCGCTAATGGTGGGCGCGGCCATGCTGGCCTACCGCTTTCAGCTGCCGCAGTTGCTGCCGCTGCTGCTGCTGGGCGGCGGCCTGGTTACCACCTTCCGCTACCGCAAGCACGCCCCCATCCTGGATAAGCAGCCGTTGCGCATCGAGTGGGCCAACTTCATGCTGTGGGGCGGCGTGTTCATCGGGGCGGCCGTGCTGGGCCACTACACCCGCGAGCTGCCGGTGCTACTATTCGAGAACTTCTACCGCAACGGCAGCCTGGTATTCGGGGGCGGGCAGGTGCTGGCGCCACTGCTGTTCGCGGAGTTCGTGGAATTCAAGGAGTACCTGACGGCGCCGGAGTTTTTGTCGGGCTACGGCCTCACGCAGGCGCTGCCGGGCCCCAACTTTGCCTTTGCCTCCTACATCGGGGCGCTGGCCATGCGCGACTACGGCATTGGCGGGCAGGTGGTGGGGGCGCTGGTGGCAGCGGCCGGCATCTTCATGCCCGGCACGCTGCTCATCTTCTTCCTTATCCGGTTCTGGGACCAGCTCAAGCAGTACCGCGTTGTGAAGGCGTCGCTGGAGGGCGTCAATGCCGTATCGGCCGGGCTGGTGTGCGCGGCGGTGTTCCTGCTCTACCACCCGCTACCCGATACGCCCATCAACCTGACGCTGATTGGCGCTACGTTTCTGGTGCTGCTGTGGGAGAAGATTCCGTCCTACGCCATTGTTCTGGCAGGGCTGCTGGCCGGAGCGGTATTTTAG
- the rfbA gene encoding glucose-1-phosphate thymidylyltransferase RfbA, producing MKGIILAGGSGTRLHPLTLAVSKQMMPVYDKPMVYYPLSILMMAGIREILIITTPHDQAQFKKLLGDGANLGCRFEYIVQEVPNGLAQAFVLGADFIGDDKVALVLGDNIFHGEGMEELLKSNSNPDGGVVYAYHVHDPERYGVVEFDADNKALSIEEKPAKPKSNYAVPGLYFYDNDVVQIAKDLKPSPRGEYEITDVNQEYLRRGKLKVGILGRGTAWLDTGTFESLMQAGEFVRVLEQRQGLKVGSIEEVAYRQGFIDADQLRKLAEPLRKSGYGDYLMRLPEQLMLKG from the coding sequence ATGAAAGGCATCATTCTCGCCGGCGGCTCCGGCACCCGGTTGCACCCCCTTACCCTGGCCGTATCCAAGCAGATGATGCCGGTGTACGACAAGCCGATGGTGTACTACCCGCTGTCCATCCTGATGATGGCCGGGATCCGGGAAATCCTCATCATCACTACGCCCCACGACCAGGCGCAATTCAAGAAGCTGCTCGGCGACGGTGCCAATCTGGGTTGCCGCTTTGAGTACATCGTGCAGGAAGTGCCCAACGGCCTGGCCCAGGCCTTCGTGCTGGGTGCTGACTTCATCGGCGACGATAAGGTGGCCCTGGTACTCGGCGACAACATCTTCCACGGCGAAGGCATGGAAGAGTTACTCAAGAGCAACAGTAACCCCGACGGCGGCGTGGTGTACGCCTACCACGTGCACGACCCGGAGCGCTATGGCGTGGTGGAGTTCGATGCCGACAACAAGGCCCTCAGCATTGAGGAGAAGCCGGCCAAGCCCAAGAGCAACTACGCTGTACCGGGTCTGTACTTCTACGACAACGATGTGGTGCAGATTGCCAAAGACCTGAAGCCCAGCCCCCGCGGCGAGTACGAAATCACAGACGTGAACCAGGAATACCTGCGCCGCGGTAAGCTGAAAGTGGGCATCCTGGGCCGCGGCACCGCCTGGCTCGACACGGGTACCTTTGAAAGCCTGATGCAGGCCGGCGAGTTCGTGCGCGTACTGGAGCAGCGTCAGGGCCTGAAGGTGGGTTCGATTGAGGAAGTGGCCTACCGCCAAGGCTTCATCGACGCCGACCAGCTGCGTAAACTGGCTGAGCCCCTGCGTAAAAGTGGCTACGGCGACTACCTCATGCGCCTGCCCGAGCAGCTGATGTTGAAAGGGTAG
- the floA gene encoding flotillin-like protein FloA (flotillin-like protein involved in membrane lipid rafts): MNTPFFPIIVGAVVLLVFLYFFPISLWITALFSGVKVSLFQLAFMRVRKVPPSLIVNSMITSTKAGLELTANDLETHYLAGGNIPSVIKALISADKANIPLTFKQATAIDLAGRDVFEAVTTSVNPKVINTPNVAAVAQDGIQLIAKARITVRANITQLVGGAGEETILARVGEGIVTSIGSSKSHKEVLENPDKISKLVLSKGLDAGTAFEILSIDIADIDIGENIGAKLQIDQATADLKVAEAKAEERRAMAVAVEQENRAKTQEAKALVVQAEAEIPKAIAEAFRSGNLGVMDYYKMRNVQADTDMRDSIANPGGQNSSSKPGRDEGRLS, translated from the coding sequence ATGAACACTCCCTTCTTTCCGATTATCGTCGGGGCCGTCGTGCTGCTGGTCTTCCTCTACTTCTTCCCGATCAGCCTCTGGATTACGGCGCTGTTTTCGGGGGTGAAGGTGAGCTTGTTCCAGTTGGCGTTTATGCGGGTGCGCAAAGTGCCGCCGTCCCTCATCGTCAACTCGATGATTACGAGCACTAAGGCCGGCCTGGAGCTGACTGCCAACGACCTGGAAACCCACTATCTGGCCGGCGGCAACATCCCCAGCGTCATCAAGGCCCTGATTTCGGCCGATAAGGCTAACATCCCACTCACCTTCAAGCAAGCCACCGCCATCGACCTGGCCGGCCGCGACGTGTTTGAGGCCGTGACGACCAGCGTAAATCCCAAGGTGATTAACACGCCCAACGTGGCTGCCGTGGCCCAGGACGGCATTCAGCTGATTGCCAAAGCTCGCATTACGGTGCGCGCCAACATCACGCAGCTGGTAGGTGGCGCCGGTGAGGAAACCATTCTGGCCCGCGTGGGCGAGGGCATCGTGACCAGCATCGGCTCGTCGAAGTCGCACAAGGAAGTGCTCGAAAACCCCGACAAGATTTCCAAGCTCGTGCTCAGCAAAGGCCTCGATGCCGGCACCGCCTTCGAAATCCTGAGCATCGACATTGCCGACATCGACATCGGCGAGAACATCGGCGCCAAACTCCAGATCGACCAGGCCACCGCCGACCTCAAGGTAGCCGAAGCCAAAGCCGAGGAGCGCCGCGCCATGGCCGTGGCCGTGGAGCAGGAAAACCGCGCCAAAACCCAGGAAGCAAAAGCTCTGGTAGTGCAGGCCGAAGCGGAAATTCCGAAAGCCATTGCTGAAGCCTTCCGCTCCGGCAACCTGGGCGTGATGGACTACTACAAAATGCGCAACGTGCAGGCCGACACCGACATGCGCGACTCCATTGCCAACCCCGGCGGCCAGAACAGCAGCAGCAAACCCGGCCGCGACGAAGGTCGGCTGTCGTAG
- a CDS encoding NfeD family protein, whose amino-acid sequence MDWLTVALLLLFGLVFLAAEVIFIPGTTVVGLLGFALLAAGVWFAYRDLGSGTGHVLLASSVVVAGLLVYVGLRPKNLARVALNDVNSGHVRDARLPDVQPGTTGRTLSALRPAGTVLFAENRREVTTRGEFVAAGTEVRVLRIEQNRIVVESVA is encoded by the coding sequence ATGGACTGGCTTACCGTTGCGCTGCTTCTGCTTTTCGGCCTGGTGTTTCTGGCGGCCGAAGTCATCTTCATTCCCGGCACTACGGTGGTGGGGCTGTTGGGCTTTGCGCTGCTGGCGGCCGGCGTCTGGTTTGCCTACCGTGACCTGGGCTCCGGCACCGGGCATGTGCTGCTGGCCTCGTCGGTGGTGGTGGCGGGGCTGCTGGTGTACGTGGGGCTGCGGCCCAAAAACCTGGCCCGCGTGGCCCTCAACGACGTGAACAGCGGCCACGTGCGCGACGCCCGCCTGCCCGACGTGCAGCCCGGTACCACCGGCCGCACGCTCTCGGCCCTGCGCCCGGCCGGCACCGTGCTATTCGCCGAAAACCGCCGCGAGGTGACTACCCGCGGTGAGTTTGTGGCAGCCGGCACCGAGGTGCGCGTGCTGCGCATCGAGCAAAACCGAATTGTGGTGGAAAGTGTAGCATAA
- the rfbB gene encoding dTDP-glucose 4,6-dehydratase: protein MKIIITGGAGFIGSHVVRLFVTKYPEYQILNLDALTYAGNLENLRDIENAPNYRLVKGDITDQAFVDNLFATEEPDAVIHLAAESHVDRSITDPLAFVKTNVLGTVHLLNAAKNLWKPLNYEGKVFYHVSTDEVYGSLDFGPDMFTEETSYDPRSPYSASKASSDHFVRAWHHTYHMPVKLSNCSNNYGPNHFPEKLIPLAIHRIQHGEAIPVYGKGENVRDWLFVKDHATAIDAVFHKGTVGDTYNIGGVNEWANLELIHLLCDTLDEKTGKEKGTSRQLIKFVTDRAGHDLRYAIDSSKIMNELGWKPSVTFEQGLSQTVDWYLENEDWLNNVTSGTYQDYYQKQYNR from the coding sequence ATGAAAATCATCATCACCGGCGGGGCCGGTTTCATTGGGTCGCACGTGGTGCGCCTGTTCGTGACCAAGTATCCGGAGTATCAGATTCTGAACCTGGATGCGCTGACCTACGCCGGCAACCTCGAAAACCTGCGCGACATTGAAAACGCGCCCAATTACCGCTTGGTGAAAGGCGACATCACCGATCAGGCCTTTGTGGATAATCTGTTTGCCACCGAGGAGCCCGACGCCGTGATTCACCTGGCAGCCGAAAGCCACGTGGACCGTAGCATCACCGACCCGCTGGCCTTCGTGAAGACCAACGTGCTGGGTACAGTACACCTGTTGAATGCCGCTAAGAATCTGTGGAAGCCCTTGAACTACGAGGGCAAGGTGTTTTACCACGTCAGCACCGACGAGGTGTACGGCTCGCTGGACTTCGGCCCCGATATGTTCACCGAGGAAACCAGCTACGACCCCCGCTCGCCTTACTCGGCTAGTAAGGCGTCGTCGGACCACTTTGTGCGGGCCTGGCACCACACCTACCACATGCCGGTGAAACTGAGCAACTGCTCCAACAACTACGGTCCCAACCACTTCCCCGAGAAGCTGATTCCGCTGGCTATCCACCGCATTCAGCACGGCGAGGCCATTCCGGTGTACGGCAAGGGCGAAAACGTGCGCGACTGGCTGTTCGTGAAGGACCATGCCACTGCCATCGACGCCGTGTTCCACAAGGGAACTGTGGGCGATACCTACAACATCGGCGGCGTAAACGAGTGGGCCAACCTGGAGCTGATTCACTTGCTCTGCGACACGCTGGATGAGAAAACCGGCAAGGAAAAAGGCACTTCCCGCCAGCTGATCAAGTTCGTGACGGACCGCGCCGGCCACGACCTGCGCTACGCCATCGACAGCAGCAAAATCATGAACGAGCTGGGCTGGAAACCGTCCGTGACCTTCGAGCAGGGCCTGAGCCAGACGGTGGATTGGTACCTGGAAAACGAGGATTGGCTCAATAACGTCACCAGCGGCACCTATCAGGACTACTACCAGAAGCAGTATAACCGCTAG
- a CDS encoding DUF4349 domain-containing protein — MKKLWQLLPLLGLLLGGCAQQQEADTTAAAEAPEIVVPAPAPMPDVPLASLWQTNRPVIYQGTMNLLVSDFAATTHQLDTLLHRYGAYLAQAHEDAEDGRHTQQLTIRVPSARFVPLTFALGELGYVENKDISSRDLTSTQLRVRVQDTAAKALSAHDKLLADEATMGTLTLRYYQLIPAEMAPQPPLAPRLTAGLRFGWHLLGEVLVACTYFWPLSLLLIGWLVYRYSRRPTTH; from the coding sequence ATGAAAAAGTTATGGCAACTGCTCCCGCTGCTGGGGCTGCTGCTGGGCGGGTGTGCCCAACAGCAGGAAGCTGATACAACTGCTGCGGCTGAAGCACCAGAAATAGTGGTACCCGCCCCGGCGCCCATGCCGGACGTACCGCTGGCCAGCCTGTGGCAAACCAACCGCCCCGTTATTTACCAAGGCACCATGAACCTGCTGGTGTCCGACTTTGCGGCCACCACCCACCAACTGGACACGCTACTGCACCGGTACGGGGCGTACCTGGCGCAGGCCCACGAAGACGCCGAAGATGGCCGCCATACTCAGCAGCTCACCATTCGCGTGCCGTCGGCGCGGTTTGTGCCGCTTACGTTTGCACTGGGCGAGCTGGGCTATGTCGAGAACAAGGACATCAGCTCCCGCGACCTGACCAGCACCCAGCTGCGCGTACGTGTACAGGACACGGCGGCCAAGGCCTTGTCGGCTCACGACAAGCTGCTGGCCGACGAGGCCACCATGGGGACGCTCACGCTGCGCTATTACCAGCTGATTCCGGCCGAAATGGCCCCACAGCCGCCGCTGGCCCCGCGCCTCACGGCCGGCCTGCGCTTTGGCTGGCACCTGCTGGGCGAAGTCCTGGTGGCCTGCACCTACTTCTGGCCCCTATCCCTGCTGCTCATCGGCTGGCTCGTGTACCGCTACTCCCGCCGGCCAACTACCCACTAA